The Methanobacterium bryantii region AGGTTCGATTATCAAATTTATGGAAAAAAATAGTCCTTAGACACAGTCTTCTCCGGAGGTGTGTGGGGGTGTGAGGGATGGTTTTAGATATACGAACTGTCAAAAATTCATAGGATTTTTGACGCGTCGAAAATCTTCGATTTTCAATCGCGAAAAATTCCATTTTTCGCATAACGCAAATCGATAGATTTGCAGGATCCAGAAACTAAAACAGACAACGTAACCTTAATTGAAATAACCATGTTCCAGGGAAGATCACTTGCTGCTAAAAAAGAACTTTACAAAGCTATAACTGAAAATTTAGCTCAAAATCCAGGGATAAATGACGATGACATTATAATTGCCGTACATGAGCCGTCTCTAGAAAATTGGGAAGTTAAAGGTGGCAAGCCAGCTAGCGAAGTTGATTTAGGGTTTGAAATTAAAGTCTAAACTACTCTAAAGAAATTATTCTAATTCTTTAATTTTTTTCAGACCATGTTTTATCATTAAATTTAATTGTAAATCGGATTTAAAAGTAAAATGATAAACATTAAATTATTAATTTCTAGAATCCATCATTCTATCATTGAAATCTATATTTTTCCACTTAACGCCTAACATATCTGCCTGCTGCATGAGAATTTTTACAGCATTCTCATTTCCTTTAACAAGTACTAAATCTTCCCCTGCTTCTTTATATTCTGCAAAGGCAATGGTGTTGTAATAAATTTCCTTTTTAATTTCATTTGTTATATTTTCAAGCAGCACTTTACCAACGCCAAGGGTGGGATCACCGTCTTTAAGGTATCTAATTTCATTTGAGACTTTCCTTTTAAGGGTAAAAAGCCTGTTTATAAATAATTCCTCTTCTTTACCATCTTCAACTTCTTTACTCCTGAGCAGATTTATAAATGTATCTAAGAGCTCAGGTAGGGCATATTCATCTTCCATTTTACCGCCTCTTTTAAATTTGAGTTTCCAATTTGTGTTAAGTACAGGTAACATATGCTGTAAAACACGGTATAAGATTGAGTATCAACTTATTTAAACGTTACATTCTTGAAGAAAAATATCGGCGTAAAATACTTAAATTTTAAAATAACACATAATACAAATTTATAAAATGATTTAGTAAGATAACTAATTAAATATTTGTTAAAAAACTATTACGTATCATTTTATAATTAAATAAGCCGTTTTAAAGCTTAAATTAAATTAACACTTTTTATTAAAATATATTAATAAAAAATAAAATTTAAAATTCATCTTAACTTACATTTGAATTATATTTAACTCAAAATCATAGGATAAATTTAATATCTTTTTTTGATAAGGGAGGGGGTT contains the following coding sequences:
- a CDS encoding tautomerase family protein, yielding MQDPETKTDNVTLIEITMFQGRSLAAKKELYKAITENLAQNPGINDDDIIIAVHEPSLENWEVKGGKPASEVDLGFEIKV